A genomic window from Flavobacterium phycosphaerae includes:
- a CDS encoding PstS family phosphate ABC transporter substrate-binding protein — protein sequence MNKFVKTTIGFLLLTLLFVFSCQKKSDDRQDTMTKGKATIYVDESILPIIEDGEAVFEAEYTAKLHLVAQSENEILNAMLKDTAKIAVMARPLSAKEIKAFESKKIMPKITPFATDAIALIRNNTTNDTLIDQQDVIDFLNGKTISSIKGLVFDNANSSTARYMSEMAGVSIVNQKNVFSFKTNEEVIKYVAENNGMIGVIGMNWIYQSPLELQEELDKINVLSVKAKTGNNYFSPTQENVASGNYPLARHLYIINCQGYSGLGMGFTTFLVGERGQRIILKSGLVPEHTPGRKIVIRKTITKDKIK from the coding sequence GTCAAAACCACTATTGGTTTTCTGTTGCTAACCTTGCTGTTTGTCTTTTCATGTCAAAAGAAATCAGATGACAGACAAGATACCATGACCAAAGGAAAAGCTACGATTTATGTAGATGAATCAATATTGCCAATAATAGAAGACGGAGAAGCTGTTTTTGAAGCGGAATATACGGCTAAGTTACATTTAGTAGCGCAATCAGAAAATGAAATCCTGAATGCTATGCTTAAAGATACAGCTAAAATAGCGGTTATGGCTAGACCACTTTCTGCCAAAGAAATAAAAGCATTCGAAAGCAAAAAAATAATGCCGAAAATAACACCTTTTGCTACTGATGCTATTGCACTAATCAGAAACAATACAACCAATGATACCTTAATTGATCAACAAGATGTGATTGATTTTCTTAATGGAAAAACGATTTCTTCGATAAAAGGACTTGTCTTTGATAATGCCAATTCAAGTACCGCCAGATACATGTCAGAAATGGCAGGTGTGTCAATTGTCAATCAAAAAAATGTTTTTTCATTCAAAACCAATGAGGAAGTTATAAAATATGTCGCAGAAAATAATGGAATGATTGGTGTTATTGGAATGAATTGGATTTATCAATCGCCATTAGAGTTACAAGAGGAATTAGATAAAATAAACGTTTTAAGTGTAAAAGCAAAAACCGGGAATAACTACTTTTCACCTACACAAGAAAATGTAGCGTCTGGAAATTATCCTTTGGCACGCCATTTGTATATCATCAATTGTCAGGGATATTCAGGACTCGGAATGGGATTTACAACCTTCCTAGTTGGCGAAAGAGGACAACGAATTATTTTAAAATCAGGATTAGTACCGGAACACACACCGGGCAGAAAAATCGTGATTAGAAAGACAATTACTAAAGATAAAATTAAATAA